Proteins encoded by one window of Chrysemys picta bellii isolate R12L10 chromosome 10, ASM1138683v2, whole genome shotgun sequence:
- the LOC135973927 gene encoding uncharacterized protein LOC135973927 has product MQSSPAVMAMQSVNRKRAPAWTDREVLDLIAVWGDESVLSELRSKRRNAKIYEKISKDMAERGYSRDATQCRVKIKELRQGYQKTKEANGRSGSHPQTSRFYEALHSILGAAATTTPPVTVDSEDGILSTAGSSDMLGDGEDEEGDEEGEAVGSSHNADFPDSQDLFITLTEIPYEASPAITPDTESGEGSATPSATVSQPSLESHSQRLARIRRRKKRTREDMFSELMASSQAQAAQQTQWRENLTRMHQANMDREERWRQEDQQATLTLLGLLREQTDTLRRLVDVLQERRQEDRAPLQSISNRPPPPPSPIPTSPKVQRRRGGRVPANSHSTPAESSSSRRLSFPKI; this is encoded by the exons atgcagagctctccagcagtgatggccatgcagtctgtgaatagaaagagagccccagcatggactgatcgtgaagtcttggatctcatcgctgtgtggggcgatgagtccgtgctttccgagctgcgatccaaaagaaggaatgcaaagatctacgagaagatctctaaagacatggcagagagaggatacagccgggatgcaacgcagtgccgcgtgaaaatcaaggagctgagacaaggctaccagaagaccaaagaggcaaacggacgctccggatcccatccccagacatcccgtttctacgaggcactgcattccatcctcggtgctgccgccaccactaccccaccagtgaccgtggactctgaggatgggatactgtccacggccggttcctcagacatgttaggggacggggaagatgaggaaggagatgaggagggcgaggcagttggcagctctcacaacgctgatttccccgacagccaggatctcttcatcacccttacagagatcccctacgaagcgtccccagccattaccccggacacagaatctggtgaaggatcagcca ccccgtctgcgactgtctcacaacctagcctggaatcacactcccagaggctagcgcggattaggcgtaggaagaagaggacacgggaggacatgttctctgagcttatggcctcttcccaagcccaggcagcacagcagacccagtggcgggagaacttgacccgaatgcaccaagccaacatggatcgggaggagaggtggcggcaggaagaccagcaggcgactctaacgctgcttggactactgagggagcaaacggacacactccggcgccttgtggatgttctgcaggaacggaggcaggaggacagagccccgctgcagtccatctctaaccgccctcccccgccaccaagtcccatacccacctcacccaaagtgcaaagaaggagaggcggcagagtccctgctaactctcactccacccctgcagagagctctagtagcagaaggctctcatttcccaaaatttga